ACGTAGGTGGATCGGAGCTTCTCCAGCGCCCGGTGCTCCAGGATCAGCTCGATGACGGGATGTTGCCCGCGGAGGGACTCCAGAACGCCCGCGGCGGTCGAGTAATGTCCGCTGGACGTCTTCCGCAGCCCGGCCGTGGGCAGCGCCAGCTTGCCGAAGAGCGCCTCGGAGAGCTGCTGAGTGGAGTTCAGGTTGAAGGAGTAGCCGACCCACTCAAAGATCTGCTCCCGCAGGGCGGATAGGCGTTGCCCGAGCTCCCGAGACATCTCACGCAGCAGATCGACGTCCAGTGCCACGCCCGTCATCTCCATGTCGACCAGGACGGGCACCAGGGGCATCTCCACCTCTCGGAACAGCCGGATAAGCCCCTTCTCCTCCAGTTCGGGCGCCTGCAGATCGACCAGCCGGAGCGTGACATCCACATCGGCGGCTGCGTAGGGCGCTACTTGCGCCACCGGCACCGCATCCATCGTGATCTGCGACTTGCCCTTGCCGATCAGCTCCGTGATCTCCGTCATGGTGACCCCCAGCCGGGTGAAGGCCAGGGCCTTGAGCCCGAGGTTCCGGCTGCCAGGGTTGAGCAGCCACTCGGCGATCATCGTGTCCCAATCCACGCCCTCGATAGACAAGCCGTGCCTTCGCAGGACGGTGATGTCGTAGTTGGCGTTGTGGGCCACCTTCGTCCGGTTTGCATCGGCGAAAATGGCGCTCAGGGCGCCTCGGACCTTCTCCCAAGGCAGCTGGCCTTCCGGCCCTGCCTGATCTGGGAGGTGGCCGATGGGGATGTACGCAGCCTCTCCTTTGGCCCAGGCGATAGCCAGCCCGACCAGGTTGGCCCTCATGGCGTCAGTGGATGTGGTCTCCACATCGAAGGCGATCATGGGGGCGTCCTGCAGTTCTCGGACGATCGCTTGCAGGGATGCTTCCGTCGTAATGACCCTGCCGGATTCCTCCGGGGAGGGCGGGCGATCCGGCGTGCTGGCGCCGAATAGCGGGAGTTGCATCCCCTTGGTGGGAGGCTGGGGGCGGGTGCTGTGCGGGAGCCGGTTGACCAGGCTGTGGAACTCCAGCTCCTGGAAAAGGGCCAGGACCTGATCCCGGTCGAAGTCGCTGGTGCGGCACCGCTCCAGGTCGAGCTCTACCGGCAGGTCGGTGATGATGGTGGCCAGTTGCTTACTGAGGAAAGCCTGGTCCCGATATTGGAGGAGCGCCTCCCGAACCCGCTTGCGGCTGATCTCGTCCAGGTGCTCGTAGATCCCTTCCAGCGATCCGTATTGTTGCAACAGGGTCGTCGCCGTCTTCTGCCCGATGCCCGGGATGCCCGGGATGTTATCCGATTTATCTCCCGTCAGGGCCTTGAGATCGACCAGTTGAGGTGGGTCCAGATGATAGCGCTTGCGGACCGCTTCGATATCGTAGATGACGGTCTTGGGGCGTGGCCCTCCGGGCGTGTACCGGACGACGATATGCTCATCGATCACCTGGAACAGATCTCGATCGCCGGAGCAGATGGTGGCATCCGTCTCCTTCCGCTCAGCCTGACGGGCCAGCGTCCCCAACAGATCGTCCGCCTCGTAGCCCTCGATCTCGAAGATGGGGATATTGAACGCCTCGATGATCTGTCGAATGCGAGGGATCTGCGCGTGTAGGTCATCCGGCATGCGCGCCCGGGTCCCCTTGTACTCCGGCGCGATCTCCTGCCGGAATGAGGGGCCTACGTCGAAGGCCACCGCGATGTAATCGGGGTTCTCCTCCTGCAGGATGCTGAGCAGCATGGAGGTGAACCCGTATACGGCGTTGGTCACCTCTCCCTTAGAGGTGGCCATATCCGCCGGGAGCGCATGATAGGCTCGAAACGCCAGGCTATGGCCGTCGAGCAGAACCAGTTTCGGCATGAAAGGATCCCTTCCGCTGTTGATGTAATCCGCTAGCGCCCGTTTCTCATCGGCTTCCATGTGAGCTTGCCCGCCTCGACCAGGTCCTTGACCGCGGGCAGCTCCAGGATCTTCGCGCTCACCATCCGGCTTCGACCGACCTCCAGGCGCATGCGGCCGGTGGGCAGCTTGAGCGCCAGGTTCTCGTCAGACGCGTTGGTGAGGATGATGACGTCCTTCGGATTCGGCTTCCATGTGGGACCGATGGGCTTGCGATCGGGCATCTTCCTGCTCCTTCGGACAGACGAGATGGGTGTTCCACTCTCATTCTACTCTTGGGCTCGCGGATGGTCAAGGGACGCTTCGGATGTGCATGCTAAGAGAAAGGGGTAGCTGGCGGTATGGACCTCAGCTACCCCTTTGCCCCTGTGGAGATAGGGTGGGCTCACGGCCAGAGCAGCGATTTCTCCGTTTGGGGATCGAATAGCTGGAGCTTCTCCATATCGAATCGCAGGGTGACCTGATCGCCGATATCGCCCTCAAAGGAGGATGGGGCCAACACTTGCAGCCTGGAGCCTCCCACCCGGCAGTCCAGGAGATCGTCTCGCCCCAGTGGCTCGATCATGTAGATCTCCGCCTGCACGCCGCCTTGGGGGTCCAGATACACGTCCTCCGGTCGGATCCCCAGGAGCACTTGCTGGGGCGCGTTGCGCTCTCGCAATAGGGCCGCGGTGGCATCCGGCAGGCGCAAGGAGAACCCATCTCCGGCAACGATGAGTCCGTCGCCGTCGGACTGAAGGGTGGCGTTCAGGAAATTCATGGGCGGATTGCCGATGAACTCGGCCACGAACAGGTTGGGGGGATGGTTATAGATGTCGTCGGGCGTCATGAAGGCCTGCAGGTGTCCCTGCTTCATCACGGCGATGCGGTCGGCCATCGTCATGGCTTCCACCTGGTCGTGGGTGACGTAGATGGCCGTGATGCCCAGGTCCTTTTGGAGGCGCTTGATCTCCCCCCGCATGCTGACTCGTAACTTCGCGTCCAGGTTGGAGAGGGGCTCATCGAACAGCAGGATGTCGGGCTCCTTGGCCAGGGCCCGGCATAGGGCCACGCGTTGTTGCTGCCCGCCGGACAGTTGGGCCGGCTTTCGGTCCATCAGGTCGCTGATCTGCATCATCTCCGCCACCTTGCGAGCCCGCTCCATCCGCTCGTTTCGAGGGAGCTTTTTCAGCTCGAGTGGGAAGGTGATGTTCTGCAACACGGTCATGTGCGGGTATAGCGCGTAGCTCTGGAACACCATGCCGATGTTGCGGTCCTTGGGAGGCAGATCGTTCACAATTCGGTCGCCGAAGTAGATGTATCCGGAGGTCGGCTTGTAGATACCGGCTACCATCAGCAGGGTGGTCGTCTTGCCACAGCCGCTTGGCCCGAGTAGCGAGACGAACTCCCCGTGCTCGATCTCCAGGTCGAGGTCGTTGACGGCCACAACGGAGCCGAATTCCTTGCGTAGGTCTTTCAGAAGTACCCGCATTTTCCTCTCCTCATCCCTTGACGCCGCCGAAGGAGACCCTCAGCAGTGATTTCTGTGTGAATAGGAAGAACAGCAAGGGTGGGATCATATAGAACAGGGCGGCTGCGGACAGCAGCCCGTAGTCCACGAATTTGAAATCGCCGATCAGTTGCTTGACATAAAGAGATAGCGTGTAATTCTTTTGCTCGAAGATGAAGGTGAACAGATACAGGAACTCCGACCATCCGGCCAGGAAGGCGAAGATGGCCACGGAGGCGATGCCCGGCTGGATCACGGGCAGGATCACCCGTCGCCATGCCTGCAGCCGGCTGCACCCGTCCACGTAAGCAGCCCACTCGATGTCCCACGGGATGTCATCGAAGAAGCCCTTTACGATCCAGGCCGCCATGGGGATCTCCAGGGCGGATTTGACGAACACCACCCCCCAGATGCTGTTCAGGCCGAAGATGGGGCCGATGACCGGGATCTTCCAGATGGTGTAGAGGATGTAGTAGATGGCGATCAGAAGCGTCACGCCGGGGAAGGCGTGCAGGAGGATCGTCAGCCGTGTGAGCTGGGTGCGGCCCCGGAATTGGAGCCGGGAGAGGGCGAAGCCGGACAGCGTGCTCACCAGGACGACCAGGAAAGTGACCCCCCCGGCGAAGAGTACGGTGTTGATCACCACGGGCCAGATGCTGGAGTACGTCCTCGCCCCGATGGTGACCTCGCTCCATAGGAACCGCCAGTTTTCCAGGGTGATGTGTTCCGGGATGAATCCCAGGAGCACCCGGGTGCTGATGGATTGCATGAAGAGCCAGATGTACATCACCACGATGGGGACCGAGACGCCAACGATCAGAGCATATGCCAGGATGCGGCCCGCCCGGGTTCGTATGCGCTCGCGCAGCGGCACTTTCGCCACGATCCCCACGGGGGCAGCGGATGCGATCGTCTCTTGTGCGCCCATGTATCTTCCTCCGCTTTCAGGTGCCCACCTTCGTGGGCTCCATCATTCGCTCGAAGCCGAACAGCCGGAGCATGATCAGCGTCAGGGTCACGCCCACGATCACCAGGATCAGGGCGATGGAGGCCCCGTAACCGAATTGCAGGCTGGAAAAGGCCCGGTGGTACGCGTTCAATGCCCAGACCTCGCTCTTGTAGAAGGGGCCACCGTCGGTGAGCAGCAGGATGTAGTCATAGGAGGCCAGCAGCGAGAGCGTCTGCCAGATGGTCAGGAACATGATCGGCCATTTAAGCAGTGGGATGATCAATCGGCGTACGATGGCCAGATCCGATGCGCCGTCCACCCGGGCCGCCCGGATCAGGTCGATCGGGATGGATTTGATGGCGGCGGAGAAGACGATCATCCCAAAGGAGGCGCCGATGACCCCGTTCACCAGGATCACAATGGGCATGGGGTGTCTCGCCAGCCATGCCTGAGGCGGATAGCCGAGCAGGCTCCGTATCTGGTTGATCAGCCCCACGTCGGTGGGGGACACGAACCATTGCCACATGAGCACATAGATGACGGGAGGCGTCATGCGTGGCAGGAGCCAGATGGAGCGGAAGACCAGCCCGACGTTCTCGCGTTCCACAAAGTAGGTGGTCAATAAGGCCAGGAAGAACCCGAATAGGACGTTGAAGAGACAGGTGGAGACCACGTAAATGAGGGTATTGCGGGCGATCTTAGGGATGATCGGGTCTGCGAACAGACGCCGGAAGTTCTCCAATCCGACGAACTCCCATTGCATCTTGCTGTCCATGCCCGTAAAGGACAGGGCCGTGGTGAGGACCACGGGCAGAAAGAAGTACGTGGTGACGAGGAACAGAAAGGGGCCCAGGAACACCGTGTACACGGCCAGGCCTCGCAATCGCGCCAGGAGCGATCGTGGCCGCTCCTCAAAGGTCTCTATCGTCATGACTTCGCTGGTCAATCTATGCCTCCTTGTGTCTCCCCGCGTCTCCCGTGAGCCGGTAAGCGGATTGGGAGGGGATCGCCCAGGATGTGATCCTGAGTGGCACGGCACGGAGTGGTGACATGGACCCTGTTAGAGGAGAGGTGGCGATCTCACGCACAAATTCCCCTCGCGTGCTCGGGTCACATGATAACGGGATGGATTGTCGATGGAGCGAATGAGATCTGCTGAGGACAAGATGCGCCTGTTCCCCCGGATCGGGGAACTGGGCTGCGGGGGAACAGGCGCGAGAGATATCCGTCAACACGGCTGGCCTATTCTACGATGATCAGCTCGTCGCCCAGGGCGGCCTGCAGCTCGCTCTTCAGGAACTCCAACGCCTCTTCCGGCGTGAGCTCGCCCAGCTCCACACCCTGGATCGTGTTGTACCAGATCGTCAGGTAGTCATTCCACTGCGGATGCGCGGGCATGAAGCTGGTGTACTCCAGGTACGGCGTGACGCTGCTGGTGAACTCATCCGCTTTGTACGCCTCGACCTCGAGGGCCGCCTTGCGCCAGGCCAGATGCCCGCTCTCCAGCGCGTGCTTGACCACCAGGTCGGGGCTGGACGCCTCGGCGATCACCTGGAAGGCGACGTCGGGGTACTGGCAGGACGAGGAGATCATGTAGACGTAGGGGTTCGAGCTGGTGACGGGCTTGCCGCCCTTCTCGGCCGCCGGATAGAGCATGACCCCGAAGATCTTCTTCATATCCTCGGAGGTCCACTTGCCCTGGCCGTAGTCCACACGCTGGTACTCGGCCCAGTGCCAGGTGCCGCCGAACCAGAAGAGGGTCTCGCCCTTGACGACTGCCGGATGGATGCCGTCACGCCAGCCGTAGCTGGTGATCTCGGGCGGGGTGACCTTGGCCACCTGGGCGATGTTGTAATGGAACTCCAGGTTGCCCAGCGCTGCCGACTCGTCCAGCACCAGCTTCCCGGTGTCCGGATCCTGGAGGATGCCGCCGTATGCCAGATATGGATGGAGGAACGTGTTCCCCTTGCTGGGCCGGTGGTAGATGCCCCACTTGGTGACGCCCTTGTCCACCGACTCCTTGGCTACGGCGATCAGGTCGTCCAGCGTGAACTCGCCGTCCATGACCTTCTGCGGCAGGGCCTCGATCTCCTCATCGCTCCAGCCCAGCTCTTTGAGCTTGTCCTTGCGATAGAATACGACCCGAACCTCCGTGTCCTGGAGCACGCCGTATCGCTTGCCCTTCCACGTCACGGCCTTCCAGAGGGCCTCGAAGGTGTCCCCGAAGACGTCCGGGTACTGCTCGATGTACTCGTCAACCGGGATGATGTAGCCAGCTTCCGCCCACTCCGGGATCTCGGTGTATGCGGAGGCCCGGATGCAGGGCGCCGTTCCAGCCTGGGAGGCCAGGACGAACCGCTGGCGGAATCCATCCATATCCCCGGCCGTCTCGAACTCGGAGACCTCGAGGATGATCCGCTCATCCTTCCCCTCCGCCTTGAACTTCTTGTTCAGGCGGCCGGCCGCCTCCTGCAGATTGGTCACTCGCGTGATGTCAGACGGGCCACCGTAGCCCATGGCCTTGATCACGATGTCTCCAGGGCGGACGGCAGGGGTCGGAGTAACCACGACCTCCACTGGCTTCTCTACCACCTTCTCGACGACCTTGGTGACCACGACCGTCTCTTTGACCACCTTCTCCACGACTTCCGGGGTGGGCGTGGCACAGGCCGTCACGAGGCTCAGGGTAACAACCAGCGCGACCGTGAGCCACAACCATGTGCGCTTGGACATGATGAATCACCTCCTTTTCCTTCTGCATGGAATGGCCGAAATGCTTTCCGTGGCTCACAACGGATTAGGATGTGATCGCCACGGGCGCGTGTAAGCCCGGTGAGCCCTGGCTTTCTTTTGCGGTATCACCCCCCTTCATCGTGTGATGTTCATCCATCACGATGTCCATGGGGACCCTCCGTGATTGGGGGACCGGTTCATTCAGTTATGGGATGGTTTTGGATAACTCGGGAAGCGAATCACCCGATGTGTCTCGGCTATCGCTTCAAGAGGTAGCACATACGTGAATGGTTGGCGTGAAGACTTGATCCTCTTTAGGCGTGAATACGCCCCTCTCACATCACGTGAATCAGGTTGCGCTACCCTTCAAGATGATGCTGTGGATACGGGTGGTAAAACGCGATCGCATCGGAGTCATGCGATTTGTACGTCTATTTTACCAGAATTGTCCCGGTTGTGCAAACGTTTGCTCACTTTTTGATCCCTCAAACGGAGCGTCCGATCCGTTTGTATCTTAAAAATCCTGCTTCTTTTATCGTCCGGCTTGGGAGGCCAGAATGGGCTGTGGTATAATCGTGGTGACGGGCGAGCGAACGCCTGTTCTGTATCTCTTGTCTGCTATGGGCCCTTCTCCGTCGGATGGCATCGCGTTACGCCGTCCGTAAAGGGAAGAGCGCTCACACCGGAAACCACGTGCGGGATTGTCCCTGTAGATCTGTGACGATATCGTGACATGGAGCGGCTGATGGCTTCTGACTTCGTTCATCTCCACGTGCACAGCGAGTTCTCCCTTCTGGATGGGCTGAGTCGAATCCCGGAGTTGGTGCAGCGGGCCAAAGAGCTGGACATGCCGGCCCTGGCTCTGACCGATCACGGCACCATGTATGCGACGATCCAGTTCTATCGCGCCTGTAAGGGCGCCGGTATCCGGCCGCTGATCGGCGTGGAGGCGTATCTGGCCGAGCGGCGCATGGAGGATCGTGATCCGCAGATCGACAGCAAGCGCTACCATCTGCTGCTGTTGGCCCAGAACCAGACGGGTTATCAGAATCTGCTCAAGATCTGTTCGGCGGCTCAGCTCAGGGGATTCTACTATAAGCCCCGTATCGATCGGGAGTTCCTGGCGGAGCATTCGGAGGGGCTGATCTGCACGTCCGGTTGTGCCGCCGGCGAGATCCCCCGGCTGCTGGAGGAGGGGCGGGAGGAGGAGGCGATCCGAAGGCTCTCCTGGTACCGGGATGTGTTCGGCCCGGACCGCTTCTTCCTGGAGCTGCAGGACCATGATATCCCGTGGCTGCACGAGTTGAACGGCAAGCTGTTGGAGTTCAGCCGCAAATTCGATCTCAAGCTGGTGGCCACGAACGACGTGCATTACGTGTATGCCGACCAGTGGCAGGCGCATGATGTCCTCCTCTGCATCCAGACGGGCTCTCTGGTCAACGACCAGGAGCGCATGCGCATGAGCGACAACAGCTACTACCTGCGCTCGGCGGAGGAGATGGCGCAGATCTTCCGGCATGTGCCGGAGGCACTGAAGAACACCCGGCTCATCGCCGAGATGTGTGAGGTGGATCTGGACCCCAAAGGCTATCACCTGCCGATCTTCGATGTCCCGGAGGGGTTCACGGCCGAAAGTTATCTTCGTCATCTGGTGGAGGAGGGGATCCGCCGTCGCTATGGGGAGCGGGCGGATGACCCGGAGGTGCAGGCCCGCAAGGAACACGAGCTGAAGATCATCCACCAGATGGGATTTGATACCTACTTCCTCATCGTGTGGGACCTGTGCCGGGCCGCCCGGGAGCGAGGGATCTGGTGGAATGTCCGAGGCTCGGGTGCCGGGTCCATTGTGGCGTATGCCATCGGCATCACCAACCTGGATCCGCTGGCGCACAATCTGATCTTCGAGCGCTTCCTGAACCCTGGCCGTGTTTCCATGCCGGATATCGACCTGGACTTCCCGGACGATCGCCGGGCAGAGATGCTGGAGTACACCGTGCAGAAGTACGGCCAGGAGAACGTCGCCCAGATCATCACCTTCGGGACCATGGGGGCCCGTGCGGCGGTGCGGGATGTCGGCCGGGCGCTGGATATCCCGTTGCCAGAGGTGGATAACGTCGCCAAGCTCATCCCCTCCATCCCCGGCAAGCCGATCACCATCAAGGAGGCGCTGGAGCAGGTGCCGGACCTCCGGCAGATCTATGAGGAGGTCGACTATCTGCGTGAGCTCCTGGACACGGCGATGCAGTTGGAGGGGGTGGCCCGCCATGCCTCCACCCATGCGGCGGGAGTGATCATCTCGGATCGGCCGTTGGTGGAGTATTGCCCGCTGCATCGTCCCACCAAGGGAGACGACGAGGGAGGCATCGGCGTCGTGACCCAGTGGGATATGGGCATCTGTGAGTCCATGGGGCTGCTCAAGGTGGATTTCCTGGGGCTTTCGACGCTGACCATCATGCGCAAGGCGTGTGAGCTCATCAAGGAACGGCATGGCGTGGAGTTCGATCTGACCAATATCCCCGTGGAGGACGAGGAGGCTTACAAGCTGCTGGCACGGGGGGAGGTGGCCGGGATCTTCCAGGTGGAAGGTGCGGGCATGCGTCGGGTGCTCATGTCCATGCAGCCCAAGAAGTTTGAGCATATCGTGGCCACTATCTCCCTGTATCGCCCGGGGCCCATGGAGTACATCGATACGTACATCCGCCGTATGCATGGCGAGGAAGAGGTGACGTATCGGCATCCGAAGCTGGAGCCGATTCTGGCGGAGACGTATGGCATCATCGTGTATCAGGAGCAGATCATCCGGATCGCCTCGGAGCTGGCAGGGTACAGCCCGGGCGAGGCGGACATGATCCGCAAGGCCGTGGGCAAGAAGATCAAGGCGAAGATCCTGGAGCACCGGGAGAAGTTCGTCAAGGGCGCCGTCGAGCGCGGCATTCCCCAGGACGTCGCAGAAGGCATCTACGACGATATCGAATACTTCGCCCGGTACGGGTTCAACAAGGCCCACGCGGCTGATTATGCGGTCATCACCTGTCAGACGGCCTATCTGAAGGCCCATTATCCGGTGGAGTACATGACCGCTCTGCTCACCGTTGAGCGGCATAACACGGACAAGATCGGCTTCCTGGTGGCTGAATGTCGTCGCATGGGTATCGAGGTGCTGCCGCCCGATGTGAACCATAGCGATCTGGACTTCGTCATCGAGGATCGGGTGGATGACCAGGGGCGGCCGAATCCCGCCATCCGCTTTGGCCTGGGGGCGATCAAGAATGTGGGCGAGGGCCCCGTGCAGGTCATTCTGGAGGCGCGCCGGGCCGGTGGCCCGTTCACCTCGCTGGATGACTTCTGCCAGCGAGTCGATCTGCGGCAGGTGAACCGCCGGGCCTTGGAGAGCCTGATCAAGGCGGGGGCTTTGAACTGCTTCGGCAAGCGCTCTCAGCTTTTGGCCGTGATCGACCGCATGATCGGCGTGAGCGTTCAGGCGCATCAGGCCCGAGACGTGGGGCAGCTGACCCTATTTGATCTGGGGGAGGCCGGGTTCAGCGACGCCTCGGTGCTGTACCCTCTCCCGGAGGTCGAGGAGGTCAGCCGACGAGATCTGCTGAATTGGGAGAAGGAGTTGGTGGGCGTGTACGTCTCCGCCCATCCGTTGCAGCAGCTGACGGTTGATCTCAGCGATGTGATCACGGCTTTCTGTGGGCAGGTCGGCGAGGAACTGAACGGACAGCGGGTGGTGCTGGCCGGGATGTGTGCGGATGTGCGGCGCATCACCACCAAAAAGGGCGATCCCATGGCGTTCGTGCAGCTCGAGGACCTGCACGGCTCGTGTGAGGTGGTGGTGTTCCCCCGGGTGTATGAGGAAGCCCAGGATCTGTTGGTGGAGGACAGGCTGATCCTGGTGCGGGGCCGGGTGGAGGTGCGGGACACCAAGACCAACGTGATCGCCGATGAGATCACGAACTACATCGAGCGGGCGCGTCCGGTGTCGGAGGAAGAGGAAGGGACGGGCGATGTGGCGCCTCGCGGCGTCACTCACATGGCTCGCGAGGGGAACGGCAACGGGATGTGGTCGCCTGCGGACGCGTTCATCGACGCCCCGCCGGACGAGGAGGGGCCTATGCCCTGGTTGGAGGAGCCGCCCGCCTGGCTGCATGCGGTGGAACCCACGTCGCCGCCCGCACAGGATGCTCCCAAGGCCATCTACATCACCCTGCAGCGGACTCAGGATCTGGAGGAGGATAAGCGCCGGTTGCATCGGGTGGTGCAGTGCCTGCGGGATCATCCTGGCACGGATCGGTTCTTCATCGAGGTGGAGGGACGTGAGGGGCGGTATCGGCTCTCCTTCCCTAACGATACCACCCGCCACTGTCCGGAGTTGATCCGGGCGTTGGAGGAGCTGGTGGGGGCAGACCGGGTGCGTGTGGAGCCGTTGTCCCTGGGGATGGAGCGCCCGGTGCGCTCGGCCGCTTAGAGCGTATCTGAGAATTTAACCGGTCCCGGCCCTTTCCGCAGGGATCTGGGCTGAGGTTGGGCAGGTCGAAGTCTGAGAGATCCGTGGGGCTGGCTTTCGTGCCGGCCCTTTTCATTATCCTGGGGATGGCCGTCGTCGGTAGGACAACCAGAGCTGTAACCCGTTGGCCACATAGTGTGCCGTCAGCGGGGCCAGCAGGCTGCCTCGAGCCCGGAAAAGCCACGCGAAGAGCAGCCCGGCCAGCGTGGTGACGATCACGGCCAGTTTCCCCTGTGGCAGGTGGACGACGCCAAAGCAGAGGGCCAGGACGATCGCCAGCGGCCAGAAGGGGAGCGGTGGGGATAATCCTCCCAGGAGCAGTGACCGGAAGAGGATCTCCTCGGTGGCCACGGCCAGGAAGAGGGCCAACAGCACTGCCGGCCATTCGCCCGGGGTGCGGGGGGTGATGTTCCGCATGATGAATGCGTCGTACAGGCGGTTGCCCCAGCGTTGGATCACCCATTGGGTGCCCCAGTAGATGGCGAGGGCCAAGACCCCGCCGACGCACACTCCCCACACGAGATCGTTCAGGGGGGCATTCGGAGCCCATCCCAGGCGCTCATACGGCAACCCGCTGAACGCTCCCAGGGCCAAGGCCACGATCAACAGGACGCCACGCAGCAAGTTCTCCGCAGGCAGCAGGAGCAGGTTGCGGTCAGGGCGCCATTGCCGGAGGAGCCGGGCGGTGCGCAGCGCGCCGAAGATGACCAGCGCCAGCAGCCCCAGAGAGCCCAGCAGGAACAGTGCGTATCCCGGAGTCACGCCTGCCCCTGTTTATCGTGGTTCGATGGTGTACCGGTATGGGGCGACCTCTGTGGTGACGGGCGCCATGGCGCTGATGACCAGCACGGCCGACTTGCCGTTGCGCCCGAGCCCGTCGATGGCGACGGCTCCCGTCCCGTCCGGGCCGATCTCCATGCGTCGCACTTCCACGCCGCGGCGTCCCCCCTCGATGATCTGGATCAGCCAGCGCTGATAGAGCAGATTGTCCGTGCGGATCCAGCCCTCGCTGACCCAGCCGCCGTCGTCCGTCTCGAAGTCCGCGCTGTACCCGATCTCGGGAATGGACACATCGTCGATGAAGAGGCCGGGATAGTTGACCGCGTCATCGGTGATGTACTCCAGGCGCACCAGCACCTTCTGACCCGTGTATGGGGTGAGATCGATCTCCTCCAGCACCCATTTGGGAGTGTCCCCGCCTCCGCTCTTCCCCGTGTAACCGTGTCCGAAGGAGTTGCCGGTGGGGTTCTCGTCCGTGGTGTACTTGCCCTTCAGGATCGTCCACGTCTTGCCGCCGTCTGTGGAGACCTCCACGTACGCAAAGTCGTACTTGTCCTCCAGGTCGTACCACATCCACATCTTCAGCGTCGCCTGATCCACCCCGGACAGGTCGAACTCTCGGGTGAGCCGGGTGTCGCTGTCATCCGCCCGATTCGCCCACCAGGTGAAGCGTCCGCTGTGGGCCTCCATATCGGCCAGGCGCACCGTCGACGCGCCCTGGAAGCGCACCACGACGTCTCCCCGTCCCTGGAGGA
The genomic region above belongs to Chloroflexota bacterium and contains:
- a CDS encoding sugar ABC transporter permease, which translates into the protein MTIETFEERPRSLLARLRGLAVYTVFLGPFLFLVTTYFFLPVVLTTALSFTGMDSKMQWEFVGLENFRRLFADPIIPKIARNTLIYVVSTCLFNVLFGFFLALLTTYFVERENVGLVFRSIWLLPRMTPPVIYVLMWQWFVSPTDVGLINQIRSLLGYPPQAWLARHPMPIVILVNGVIGASFGMIVFSAAIKSIPIDLIRAARVDGASDLAIVRRLIIPLLKWPIMFLTIWQTLSLLASYDYILLLTDGGPFYKSEVWALNAYHRAFSSLQFGYGASIALILVIVGVTLTLIMLRLFGFERMMEPTKVGT
- the polA gene encoding DNA polymerase I; its protein translation is MPKLVLLDGHSLAFRAYHALPADMATSKGEVTNAVYGFTSMLLSILQEENPDYIAVAFDVGPSFRQEIAPEYKGTRARMPDDLHAQIPRIRQIIEAFNIPIFEIEGYEADDLLGTLARQAERKETDATICSGDRDLFQVIDEHIVVRYTPGGPRPKTVIYDIEAVRKRYHLDPPQLVDLKALTGDKSDNIPGIPGIGQKTATTLLQQYGSLEGIYEHLDEISRKRVREALLQYRDQAFLSKQLATIITDLPVELDLERCRTSDFDRDQVLALFQELEFHSLVNRLPHSTRPQPPTKGMQLPLFGASTPDRPPSPEESGRVITTEASLQAIVRELQDAPMIAFDVETTSTDAMRANLVGLAIAWAKGEAAYIPIGHLPDQAGPEGQLPWEKVRGALSAIFADANRTKVAHNANYDITVLRRHGLSIEGVDWDTMIAEWLLNPGSRNLGLKALAFTRLGVTMTEITELIGKGKSQITMDAVPVAQVAPYAAADVDVTLRLVDLQAPELEEKGLIRLFREVEMPLVPVLVDMEMTGVALDVDLLREMSRELGQRLSALREQIFEWVGYSFNLNSTQQLSEALFGKLALPTAGLRKTSSGHYSTAAGVLESLRGQHPVIELILEHRALEKLRSTYVDALPQMVNPETGRLHTDYNQTGTETGRISSSNPNLQNIPIRTEEGRRIRKAFIAEPGWLLLAADYSQVELRILAHVSQDPTMLEAFRRGEDIHASTAAKVYGIPIEEVTSEQRRVAKAVNFGLMYGQSAYGLAQQTGMDQDQAARFIEAYFKTYPKVKEYLDRTRREAAERGYVETLLGRRRYFPELQRPHVSHNVRMAAERAAINAPIQGTAADIIKIAMIRLHQALKAAGMRSRMILQVHDELVLECPRDEVADAAALVKEKMEGAFELDAPLKVDVEVGPNWYDLEPLSLTTS
- a CDS encoding extracellular solute-binding protein; protein product: MSKRTWLWLTVALVVTLSLVTACATPTPEVVEKVVKETVVVTKVVEKVVEKPVEVVVTPTPAVRPGDIVIKAMGYGGPSDITRVTNLQEAAGRLNKKFKAEGKDERIILEVSEFETAGDMDGFRQRFVLASQAGTAPCIRASAYTEIPEWAEAGYIIPVDEYIEQYPDVFGDTFEALWKAVTWKGKRYGVLQDTEVRVVFYRKDKLKELGWSDEEIEALPQKVMDGEFTLDDLIAVAKESVDKGVTKWGIYHRPSKGNTFLHPYLAYGGILQDPDTGKLVLDESAALGNLEFHYNIAQVAKVTPPEITSYGWRDGIHPAVVKGETLFWFGGTWHWAEYQRVDYGQGKWTSEDMKKIFGVMLYPAAEKGGKPVTSSNPYVYMISSSCQYPDVAFQVIAEASSPDLVVKHALESGHLAWRKAALEVEAYKADEFTSSVTPYLEYTSFMPAHPQWNDYLTIWYNTIQGVELGELTPEEALEFLKSELQAALGDELIIVE
- a CDS encoding carbohydrate ABC transporter permease, with protein sequence MGAQETIASAAPVGIVAKVPLRERIRTRAGRILAYALIVGVSVPIVVMYIWLFMQSISTRVLLGFIPEHITLENWRFLWSEVTIGARTYSSIWPVVINTVLFAGGVTFLVVLVSTLSGFALSRLQFRGRTQLTRLTILLHAFPGVTLLIAIYYILYTIWKIPVIGPIFGLNSIWGVVFVKSALEIPMAAWIVKGFFDDIPWDIEWAAYVDGCSRLQAWRRVILPVIQPGIASVAIFAFLAGWSEFLYLFTFIFEQKNYTLSLYVKQLIGDFKFVDYGLLSAAALFYMIPPLLFFLFTQKSLLRVSFGGVKG
- a CDS encoding ABC transporter ATP-binding protein, which translates into the protein MRVLLKDLRKEFGSVVAVNDLDLEIEHGEFVSLLGPSGCGKTTTLLMVAGIYKPTSGYIYFGDRIVNDLPPKDRNIGMVFQSYALYPHMTVLQNITFPLELKKLPRNERMERARKVAEMMQISDLMDRKPAQLSGGQQQRVALCRALAKEPDILLFDEPLSNLDAKLRVSMRGEIKRLQKDLGITAIYVTHDQVEAMTMADRIAVMKQGHLQAFMTPDDIYNHPPNLFVAEFIGNPPMNFLNATLQSDGDGLIVAGDGFSLRLPDATAALLRERNAPQQVLLGIRPEDVYLDPQGGVQAEIYMIEPLGRDDLLDCRVGGSRLQVLAPSSFEGDIGDQVTLRFDMEKLQLFDPQTEKSLLWP